The genome window tttttctgtatttcagtggaTATTTAGGTCCACTAATGCTGCAGATAGCAAATATCATTTGAGGTAAAGAATGTGAGACCGAGCCTTCCCCTGGAGCTCATTAGTACCGTTCCTTAATTATCCCAGGGCCCACTGCTGGAGGAGGGAAGCAGCATTCACCGCCCACGAACTGGAACGCTCTGTGCAGCATTCCCTGTGCCAGGCTGGAAATTATCTCACGTCCCAGtggttgttggtggtggttgttCAGCAATGGGCTCCTGAGTGCTTTCCTTCCAGGAGATCCATGGCCTTGGCCCGTCTCACACACTGAAGTCTATTGTTCAGAAACTGTGTATGGATTCCAGCATGTTAAGTTCCCTCCATGACCGTTAATGTGTGATCCAGAATATCCTCACATGTATTCGTTCACCCTGAAGTCTCACGGATTCCATTTTCTTCATCCACAGCTTTGTGCCTGAATCTCCTTCATCAGAAAATGACGCCATTTCCACCAGGAAGCAGCCACCAAACAGCCAGCCATCGTCCCTGTCCTCTCAAACAGAGCCCACCTCCCTGGCTGACCGCTGTGACTTCTCTAAAGACCAAAGGAGCACAAGTCTGGACCGTTCCAGCACTGACATAGACTCTACTGATGGGACTGAGTTACCTCCTCCAGGAGATGCCTATCCAGATGGAAAGACCACTGACTTCTCCTTCATTGATGTAAGTTACCATGAGCAGAAGGACAAGTTCTCCTTCATTGTTAGCTGTACTGTtaccagcagcagccaccacaaAGCATTCCCTTCTGCAGACTTTGCCCTCAGtgttcttctgccttttctttatcATAATGAGTTTTTCCAGCTAACTTCCCATTTGGAAAAGGTTAAGGGTGAAGGCTATAGCTAAAGATGttattaataattttcttaTGCATCTAGGAAGTAATGCTTTTTCTCCATGCCATGCTGCTTCACTTGTGGTCTACTCATTGCTGGCGAGCTGGCATGGAATTTCTATGGATGGCAGTCTGTCATCACAATTAAATTCCAGCCCTCGGCTACACCAGGACTTAATGTAGTTGCCCTTTTCAGATCCCAGTCTCCCTCTCGGCCGTCAGCTGTTACTAGCTAGCAAGGCCTGCATTCATAAAACACTTCAGGATCCCAAATCCCGTTTATTAATTCATTTAGTGAAGCTAATTCATGCAGATCAGATGTCCACAGCCAAGAGAGATCAAAGACCCAGCGTTGCACCCGGTTAGCCATGATGCAGCATATCCTCATCATTAATTCTCTTTAATATAGCTTTATGTAACAAGACTAATAATCAGGCAAATGTATATCATTCAGTTAAACTGCATGGTTTGGTGCAAATAGGGTGGGGAGCCATTATGCAGGGggtggcttttattttcagtctggTTGAAACAAaggggtttgtttctttttatagcAAACCACCATTCTGGACTCGAGTGCACTGAAAAACCGTGTACAGCTCAGCAAGAAGAGACGCCATCGGGCTCCTCTTTCCCACTCTCTGAGAagaagcagagggctggagtatgaaaacagattttctttgaCTGAAGAATCGGGTAGTACGTGGATGTTTAAAGATTCCACAGGTATCTCTCAGCTGTCTGAAATAACGAGATGTAATCAACTTGGTTGCAAGGGTGGGAGTTTCTGAATGTGGGAATGCACCTGGAGTTGCATCCAagtccagcagcagcttcttcctGCTTCCTCTGGGCCTTCCTCTGAATTGAGACTTCCCCTCCGTTCCTTGGAGCCTGGAGGGGGTTCTGCTGCCTTGAGCTACCTACAACTGAAGTGAAGGAGAGCTTCCATCTCCGTCAGTTCTGGCAGCTGGCATAAGACAAGCTTGTTTGTGGAGAAAATAATGAGTTAAGGGGCTGTGGAACTGTTTGAGTCAGAAGGGAGCCCTAAAGGCCATCTgttcccactgcctgcagtgcacagggacacccacagctccatcagtgctcacagccccatcccctgagcgtggctgtctgcagggatggggcaccaccacctctctgggcatcctgtgtggtgtctcactgccctcagtgtaaaagcttcttccttatatcctaCTCAAATCTCCCCtcatttagtttgaaaccatttccccttgtcctgtcatgacagaccctgctaaagagtgcATCCCCTTCTTTATTAcacccctttagatactgaatggccactctcaggtctctgTAGAGTGGCATTCATTAGCTTAGGAGTACCTTTTGTTCCCTTCTGTCTGCCAGCAAGAAATCTTTCTATTGCTGAGTATTTAAGCTGTTTGTTGCTTTGATCTCCATTGGAGCACTGAACTCATTACAGTGTTGTATTACtattaatacatttttgaaCAGAATCAGAGTTCTATCTAGAATGTTAGAGGTGGAAAGCTtgctgaatatatatatatatatatatatatatattttcttttaaacaattGATTAGAAGAGAAGAAACCTATGCAACAAGAGGATTctgatgaggaagaaaagacaCAGCGTTCTGGGAGATTGTCTTCTGTGCAGGCTCAGAGGCTTCCCATATTTCCAGGAATGGACCACTCTGTTCTCAAGGTGAGTGAAGGCAGAATGTATCGGATCATCTGTTTATATAAATGTGTGATGTGCTTTGCATTGCACAAACAGTCTTACTGCTGCCTTAAAAAGGAcctctgttctttattttcactttttaggCCCAGCTGCGGAAAAGACACGAGTCTGAGAGTCCTGGGGAGCCAAGTTCTGCTCAGCCGTTCAAATCCCCTAAACCACAGCTTGGAACTCCTGGTAGCAGAATACTGCCCTCCAGTGTAGAGAAGGAGGAAAGGTGAGAGATTTCCACGAGAGTCAGAAAGCTGCAAGGGAGGCTCCTGGGGCTCCAGAGAAAGTTGtataattgttttctttggtttgtttcatTGATGAATTTTCATTATTAAAGAGTATATTTTTATATCCTAGGTCAGAAGAAAAATCTCCTCAGTGGCTTAAGGAGCTGAAATCAAAGAAGAGACAGAGCCATTATGAGAATCAGGTTTGATAAAGGTATCTTCTgatgctgaaagcagagctttgctAAATGAAAGCGTGCAAGCATAAAGGAAGacatggaaaatatttccttaatgTGTCAGTATAGCAGCTATGTAAGTGTAAACATTAAAGCAGACTGTATTCCTGGACACACATTTATAGTAAAGTGAATCTGCTGAGGCAGAGCAGCTTTTGTGACTCGTTTACACTCGTTCTCTGCAGTCAGTTTTGCTTTGACACCACTCAGCCCATTTGTGCTGCCATTCCATAGTGCTTCCATTGAGCAACAACAACACGGCCACTGGGCTAGATGactttagaggtcttttccaacctttatgattccaTTGTAATTCTGTAAAGTAATTCTATAAAGTGAGACTTGTACACAGTATGAGTATGCTGATTTTCAGCAGCATTCTGGGCAGCTCTTGGATGTTTGGAGTATTGAGTAGGACAAGACCAAGATGAGACTGCTCCAGTGAACAGACGTTTGTGGGTCTTTGCTACTGCAGTAGCAGTAGCTGCTACATGTCTAATAAAAACACTGCTAAGAAGTGTTTCACTGCTCTtatggttggaccagatgatcttagtggtcttttccaacccataTTCTATGATATTTCTTGACCATGTCATTCATTTACTTCAacagtttctgttgtttttttccttttcagatagTGATTCTAGCTAGAAGAAGATAAAGAAGTTTAACAGAAGCCTTAACTCATCTGAACTTAAAATTCACATGTcatgttgctgctgtttgcttccTGCCTCAACTGCTATGTGCATGGTGCCTTCCTGTTTTGTGGAGAAAGCTGCTTAATATTCATAGTCAAATACAAAGCTGTATCTTTTCGGATATGGGAGGATGGTCACTTTAGAGCTACCTGGAAGAAGAACCAGTGGTTCATAGTGCTAACTTTCAGAGAGTCTCAGAAGATTGTAATGTTTGGTGTAGGAGTGCTGTGCACTGGAGAAGTCCTGTCACTGTTGAACAAAGACTTCATTCCTACCCGTATGTTCAGCACCTGAAATGTACGACTTGTGGTAGTTGTGTTGGCTGTAAGGCTGggctttgtgtttgtttatgaacagaagaattttaatcaaatttatctttttttggttgaaaaaatatatatatatagtcagCTCCTATTGAGAATGAAGTCTGTGGAAGGTGAGAGTGGAAGAACAAATGATGTTTACTGCCATACTGAAAAAggaaacttgattttttttttgtataatgTATTTTTGATTGGCTTATATTTCCGTGTGCTCTGCTGACCCAGCAGACAAATATCAGTTTTTTTTAGATGAACAAATTGTTAATTTTCGGTCACTCTTGAAGTGGTGCATTCAGTGTTTTGTCAGCATGTGGGATAATTGCTTCATTGGAATGTCTTTCCTAAAAAAAAGGATCAAGCAATAACGTCAACCAGTTCTCtttaaaaagatatatatatacatatatatacatatatatattaaaagaatgtaaatactgttttttttataacaaaaaataaaggaagagaagagggagGATGTTCTACTCATATCAGGGTTCCAGTTAATTGTTGAATGTCACCTTAATAGCAGTTTGGATAGTCCCACTTCATGTTTTTATTCGTTAATCTGTAAATACCAgttttaagcttttatttttatgctgatTGTGTGGGATAACCTAAACGTGATCTCCGGTCTCTCAGATGATTTACTACTACTTCTTTTGCTAAGGCTGAGGTTCCAATAGCCGTACAGATCGCCTCAGGCATAACGTGGGTGTTACGGATATCGCTGATATCTCCAATGCATTCGTGTTTTGAACACAGATTCTGGCATATCAAGCAAGATGCCCGTTTAGGGCACACTTGATTCTTTCCCCCATTAAGTGCTCTTTTCAGCAATCCCGTAGGAAGGCGGACCCAAAGGAGCTGTCCGTTGTGCCGGCCCCGCTGGCGGGCGTCCTTCgctcctgcagatgcagcaccagcactgaactctttctccttttctccttgatGATCCGGCTTCTCAGAAGGCTCCGATTCCGGCGGGGCTCCCACAGCAGTGCATCTGCCCACGCTGCTGTCTGCCGAGCCCGTCGCTGCCAAACCCATGTGCCAGTGCTCCTCCCGGAGGAGCCCGCCCTGCTCATCGGAAACGACAGCAGCACGTCAGGATGCAGGTCCCAGCTGCACGCGTCTCACCCAGATCTGCTTTCAGTAGCAGCTTCTCGTACTTCATCAGTACGGCTCTCTAATTAAAACCCTTCCTTGCTGCTGTGCCCCGTTGCACACCGGAGCTCTTGCCCCCGTCCCATTTTAAGCCTCTTCCAACTCCCAACTCGCCACCTGACCTTCCAGCCCTGAGCCATGGGACGTCTGCTCAAATGGAGTCAACCAGAAGAGCTGCCCGTAGCCAATTCTAAACAAATTGcacatgttttttctttttttttttccccttcttgttaGATGATGGTGGAAAAGGCAAATCTGAGGTCAGCTTTGTGCACTCTGTTGGAATTTTTCAGGCAGCATTCACCAGCTGTGTCCCACTTCAAAAAGGATCTAGAAATCAGGTAAATCCCCCCTGCTTACCAGAATACTTAGGCAGGCTTAATTCTAGAACTCGGCAGGCTGACGGTGTTGCGTTGCCACTCGTTGGAGAACTGGCTGTTCCATGGTCTAACAGATGAAGGCAGAGATTCTTTGCCCACAGTGTTGGCTCTGTGTTTGGGGAACAAATGTGTATGCATTTCCACGTCTGCTTGGACAATGCACTGAAACTTACTGTATTTGGTAGTTCAACCTACTACTGAGAAATGTTTAATGCTTACATGTCTAATTAAAAAGCATCTTTAGAATGTTGTTGAATGGGAAAGTgtcttttctgttctatttcttTACATCGTATAAGAATGGAATATACCTacatccttctctgcaggttCTCACTGTAATAAAAGATCTATAAATATGTTACTACGTCACGAATGGTAGAACAGACTGTAACACACTTTATATACATGTCTGTTTTCATTCCCAATAATGCCTGTTGAGTTCTTTACACTTCTGTTGCCACGTGCTGTGTTTGCTATTCAGGTGAGGTGGGAACGTGGCCTTAGGGCGTTCATCAGTTCTTTGTTAATTAGAGGAACCTAATTAGTCAGTTGGGCTGTGGTGTGATCCCAGGGCAGCATCCCATACCCCATCCCGTGGAGTGATGGCCCAGTCTCTGCCTCGGGAGGGAACCAGGGTGTGTGTCCCAACTAAGTACAAGCGTTGGGAAGGTATTTCTCATTGATTTGACCTCTGATCAGGAGCAAGTCAGcagttgttgctttttcttcatcctcATGAATTACAGAGGGGGGAAAAGGTGGATTTCTAGGGCGCGCGTGGCTTTGGGGGCAGGAGCAAGGCTGTGATATGGGTTTGGGGCTCCGCGTGCCTTCGCCATTGCCTCCATACCGTGTGCATCCCcaaacagctgcagtgctctgcacgGTGTTCGCTTGTGCTCTCCGCCTGAGCCCTGCCCTTTGCTGCTGATGGGAGAGTTTTCCAGAGCTCCTGGCAAGAAGCTCCATGAACGTGCTGACGCCGATTTCGACGTTAATCTGCGGCACATTTTTAAGGGGCGGCCGGGAGAAATCCCAACGCTGCTCCCATGCAGCGCCGCGCGCCCGCCCTATTGAGATGAAATCTCACGGACGGAATCAGGCGGACGCGGCTGCTGCATCAGCGTCCGAGCAaagtgctgccctgggcagaCGCAGCCCATAAATAGCGCGGCCGCAGCCGGGCATCGCCGCGGGACACAACGGGAGAGGTGCGCGGTGCAGCCGGGCTGGGGCGAGGAGCGGTGCTGCAGGGGGTGATTAACCATAATTAGCCATAATGGCACGCGTGGGGCTTGCTTGGATGCCGCTCCTGTGAACCCCGTAGCAGTGGGGAGGGTCAGGTGCCTCACCTGAAGCTGCGTTAACGGCCGCGATTTGGGTTTTCCAGGCACGATGACCGAGCAGCAGAGTCCCCCCGAGCAGATGGTGACTGGGGAGGGCGCTGGTGAACGCGGTGGCAATTATAAGGTATGCGGGGACGGCGGTGATGCGCTGCCTGTGCACGTGGTTGGTTGGTCGCTGCGCTGTTACCCACAGCCAGGTGCTACGTGGTGGCAGCGTCACCCCTGGGTGCGCCGGTGCCATCAGGGCACCAGCAGTGCGTGGCCACCTGCAGCAGCGGCTGCGTCCTGGTGTGTTTGTCACCTCCCCGTGACTTTTCCTCTCGGGCTGCAGCGTGTGCAGCTCCAGGAGATGGAGCACTGCTGCGGCTCTCTGCTCGGGCAGTCATGAGCTGCTGTTGGCGGGTTtgggctgagggctgtgggtgtcacctccGTCCTTTGCCACCCCGTGACACAAAGCAGGGGCTTGCAGCTGGGACCCGCCCAGGGTGGGGAtctgccccagtgctgcacGGCAGTCCGGGTGAGGCGGTGGGGCCTCACACCTGCTGGGCTTGAGGTGAAAATACCCAAATACGAGCTCATTCTTAGGGCTGGAGCATGCCTGGGGTGTGGTGGGGCTGGTGGGAGCCAGCAGTGGGCCACGGATCTACTGTCAGAGGAGCGCTGTCCCCGGCATGGGGATGTGATGCTGACACCTACGTGGGTCTGGCTGGCTCCACGACCCTGAGTGCtcagctcagccctgtgctggcacaggaTGCACACAGCACCCGCAcgcagcagctggtgctgttTCTACGCCCACCAGATCACCATCTATGAGCTGGAGAACTTCCAGGGCCGCAGGTGCGAGTTGAGCGAGGAGCTCCCCAACGTGGTCGATAAAGCTCTGGAGAAGGTGGGCTCCATCCAGGTGGAGTCTGGCCCGTAAGTTGGGGGGGTGGGACTGGGGTACGCCTACCCTGGGCCACGTCCCCGTGCTGGGGGTGGTGACGCGCTGCCCTGCAGGTGGCTGGGCTTCGAGCGGCAGGCCTTTGCTGGGGAGCAGTTTGTGCTGGAGAAGGGTGACTACCCGCGCTGGGACTCCTGGTCCAACAGCCACAACAGCGACAGCCTCATGTCCCTCCGCCCCCTCCAGATCGTGAGTAGCGGCGGCGGGGGGCACGGAGGGCTGGACGGGGTTATGGGGCTATCCCTAACCCACGTCCCTCTTAGGACAGCCCCGACCACAAGATCCACCTCTTTGAGAACGCCGGCTACACCGGGCGCAAGATGGAGATTGTGGATGACGACGTGCCCAGCCTGTGGGCCCACGGCTTCCAGGACCGCGTGGCCAGCGTCCGGGCCCTGAACGGAACGTAAGGGCTGCAGCAGCGGTGGGACGGGGCGGCTCTCCTGTCCCGGGGACGGCACTTTGTCCCCACGGCCCCACTGAGCGCTGCTTCCATGCACAGGTGGGTGGGCTATGAGTACCCGGGGTACCGGGGCCGCCAGCACGTCTTTGAGAAGGGCGAGTACCGGCACTGGAACGAGTGGGACGCCAACCAGCCCCTGATGCAGTCGGTGCGCCGCGTGCGGGACCAGCAGTGGCACCAGCGTGGCTCCTTCGAGAACAGCTGAGCGCCGCGCCGGCCCTGCGACGGGTGGTGGAGATGCTGCCGCCGGTGCCATCGGTTTGGTGTTCTTTGTGCAAAAACCTCAATAAAGCTCTGAGCTGAGGCTGCGGCGCTGCGTGGTCAGGGTGGGAAGCGGGCGCAGCCGGGGCGCACGGAGCGGGTGCAGCGTTACATAAAGGCTACGGCCGTCCAAAACCAACAGCCCCGGGGCTGCGGCTCGGGGCGCTTGCCAAGGGTTTGTTCCCTTCTCAAAGCATCTGCCTGCGCCGTGGGAGCGCTGCCCCTGAGCACAAGGCTGGAGCGTGGCCGGGGGCGCGGGCAGCTCACACGCAGTGCAGCACCCAGAGTGGGGCTGACCCctggctgggctgtgccccGTGTAGAACCCCCCAGTGCCCCGCACAGCCCTCAACCTCCCGTGCATCCCTcatccctggggctgctcctgcaccGCACACGGCAGCACTGAGCcacctccagagctgctgctccccaggctgATCTCCCCGACACTTCCCCTCAGCCCCTTTGGTTGCAAATGCACGGTGTGCCACGTGCCCCActgtgagctcagtgctggtgcAGCCACCGGGGATGCCGGGCATGGCATGACCTCGGCTGTGAACGTGGCCAACCAGGTGCATGGGGgcctctcctctgccctgccctgctggtcCTGCTGCACCGCGATGGGGCTGTCCTGGATGGGAcaggcaggagggcagagccTTGGGGACAACTGCTGGACCCTGCTGCGAGCCCTGGAGTTTGGGGAGGACCCATCCTGACATTCATGCCCAGGTGGTGGGTACTGTGAGCAGCTGCGTGGGGTATGGAAGCGGTAGTGGTGTTTGGGactggcagcagggatgggggatGGGTCATAGCTGCCTGAGAACCCCACACGTGTGGTTGTCTGGGACGCAAGGGGACGTattagtgggcacggtgggggtgggtttGGGTTGGACTGGATAGGGTCTATACCTacttctatgattctctgcTCGGTGCTGGGACACGTGCCCTCACCCTGGGCTGGGGGTTCTCTtgtgggggatgggggtggcaGCTGGGCGTGGGGCCACCTTCCACACTGCGTGCCTCTGCCCCCAGCATTGGGGATAGAGAAGGATCCTGCTCTGGATCTGTCGCATCAATGGATCACACGCCAGAGGTGCCAAAAGCCATCCCTCGGTTTCCTGCAGTCACAGCTCCGTGTGGTCCCACGGTGGGGCTTCCTGAGCCCCGTGTTGTGCTCAGATTGTGGCGCTGATTCCGTGTGCTGCTGTCCTGTGTGCATCAGGGCGAGCGCTGATGGATGTACCCAGGCAGAGGAGCCCCGGGGTCCTCCCACgatgctggggcaggaggagctgcaggtggggGGCACAGACCCTGCAGAACACCCTGggggtgctgctctgctctgtgctaatgCTATGTGCCACATAGGGTGGCAGGGGAGGGGTCTGCTGCTGCGAGGGGGGCTCAGAGCCGTGAGTCCCCCAGGAAAACTGCTTGGCCACAGGTGGGATCCTACAGGCACCGTGCAGGCGCAGGGCTGCAGGACGGGGATCCAACGGTGTCTTTGTCCCCATGTGCCGATGGAACCCACGCTGAGTCACTGCCGGGGGCCCCAAAAAAGGGTTGTGGCTACAGGAGGAcccccagagctcaccccacgtggcacagggctgggggatCCCCCCGCTGGGGTAGCTCAGGTGCTTTCTGTTTGAGCCCTCCAGTTGGCACCGCACGAGGAAAGTGCTGACGGCAGCGGTTCGGGCGCTCGGGCGGTTTGTTGGAGGGATCAATTCCCTGGCTCCAAAACTCCTGAAGCAGGGCTGCCGGGCCTTTGTTCGCAAGGGTCGCTCTGGGTCTTGGCATGCGTTCGGCTGATGCATGCAAACTCCAAATCTCCTTGCCAACAAACCCAACAAAGCGGGTGAGGCGAATGTGAAAGCTAATGAAATAACTCCGACTTGGGGTTTCGGGAGACAATGGCCTGGCGGGTCAGCTGACCGAGGTTTTCATTGGGGTTTAATCCAGCATTCTCGCTTTGAATCATGCTCTAGCTATTTGGTAAATAGTCCGGGCATCGTTCTGCTGCGAGGCGGTATAAATTCCACCCCTCGGCCCCAGCCCTCCACTGGCTCAGGCGGTACTGGTCTCACTGGTAAGGATTCTCTCTCTTTGTCCTCTCCTTTCTGGGTTGGTTTCCACCCCGTCTTGCAGCTCTCACCCGGAGCCACGGACCGGGCAACCCAGGGGCAGTGCTGCCCCAAGCCGGGCACTAAGTCAGTCATACGGTTTTTGAGCAGAACCGCCCCGCCGTGTGGCTGTTTGGTGCACAGGGCCCGGCCCAGCTCTGCGCTGGGACCCCCACCCCGTGGGGAACGGGGCTTCGACCCCCGGGCAGCACAGTGGGGACACGGTCAGGCTGGGGCTCAGCACTGCGCATGGGGTGCGGATGTGGGCACGGAGCTGGGACCACACGCACAGTCTGGCACTAACACTGAGCTTCCCCCTGAAGAAGCAGCGCGCCCAGCTGAGCATGGCTTCCGAACACCAGATGCCGGCCTCCAAGCAGCAGCCCGCCAGCTCCAAGGTCAGTCTGTGGGGCCGGGGCACCCCAAACCCCTCCGGGCGCCCCAACTGCAGCTCCAGTGCTGGGGTGGCCGTGCggctgctctgccctgtggGGTCCCCCCCGTGACCGGGGCACCCCAGGGACCCGGGCTCAGCTCCCAGTCCCCCGCCATCCCCACAGATGTGATGCATGCTCTCCTGCCACCCCACTGCGCCATGAAATCAGTGCTGAGCTGGTGGCTGATGGGGATGcgccctgctggctgtgccgTGAGGGTGGGGGCCCTACGGTCAGTGCTTGCATTTTGGGGTCAGTGTGGGCCATGCCCTGCTCTCACGGCCCCGTTCTCCTGCAGATTGCGATCTTCGAGCAGGAGAACTTCCAGGGCCGCTGCCATGAGCTCAGCGGTGCCTGCCCCAACCTGAAGGATGCCGGTGTGGACAAAGTGGGCTCCATCCTCGTGCACTCCGGACCGTACGTCGGTGGGGGCGGGGGGTGTTGGGAGACGGGTACCTGGGTTTGCCTTAGATGGAGGCTGCTCCCCCGGCACTGCAGTGCTCGTTGCGTTTTATGGGATGGAGAAGAGGGGGCATGGCGGGGGGCTCATCCCGGCCCCCCCCTTGAAGCCCAccctctgctcccttccagCTGGGTGGGCTACGAGCAGGCAAGCTGCAAGGGTGAGCAGTTTGTGTTTGAGAAGGGGGAGTACCCCCGCTGGGACTCCTGGACCAACAGCCGGAGAAGCGACAGCATCACCTCCCTGAGACCCATCAAAGTGGTGAGAGCACCCCGACAGCCACTACCCACCCGCCAGACCAAGGTCTGCAGCCCGATGGCTTCCCCCGCCTTCCCCCGCCCTCCCCAGCCCCGCGGGCGGAGGGGCAGCACTCAGGGACCCCCGGGGGGCGGTTGGGATGGGGAGCGGTGCCCCGAGAGCTGAGGGGCGGCTGCTGGGGGGCGCGGCGGGGGGACCccttgcctcagtttccccacggCCCCAAGCTTTgccccctgcccagccctggggctggcGGCGCTGATCCCCACCTCCGCTCTCCCCGCTGCAGGACAGCCAGGAGCACAAAATCGTGCTGTATGAGAACCCCAGCTTCACCGGCAAGAAAATTGAGATCATCGACGACGACGTGCCCAGCTTCCATGCGCACGGCTACCAGGAGAAGGTCTCCTCCGTGCGGGTGCAGAGTGGCACGTGAGTACGGGGAGAGGGGAGCGGGCGATGCGCCCACGTGGCACCGCGCCGTGGCCATCCCGTGGCCACCGGGTCGTGTTGTGGCCATCGGGTCGTGTTGTGGCCACTGGGCCATGCCGTGGCCATTGAGTCACGCCCCGCGCTTGCCCGCAGGTGGGTGGGCTATCAGTACCCTGGCTACAGAGGCTACCAGTACCTCTTTGAGAAGGGCGACTACAAAGACAGCTCCGAGTTCGGCGCCCAGCACCCCCAGATCCAGTCGGTGCGGCGCATCCGGGACATGCAGTGGCACCAGCGCGGCGCTTACCACCCCTCCAACTGAAGCCCCCGCACTGCCGGGCACAGGGGGCCGAGCGCTGCCCCCACCTGCCGCTGCCCCCACGGCCTCACTTCCCATCTCCCTCCGTGTGAGTCACACCGCAACCGAATAAAGCTTGGAGTTGCAAAGTCGCTGCTCTGGGCCCTTCCTTGGCGGGCAACCAGCGCTCACCTCCCTGCATGTGGGCCGTGGGGATGGAGATGCTCAGATCACCGTGGGGTCCGCAGGGTGCATGGCTACGGGTGGGTGTCCAACCAGCACAGCTGTCCTCAGAGCACCCCGGTGGCCGGGTGGACACCTCAGTGCTTAATAAAGCAGTTATTAAGCACCGCTGATGCTTAATAGCGTTGCTTAATAGCTGCTTTAACCCACAATAAGCCTCTCATTTAGCATTATCAACACTAAATAACGCTTTAATCATTTGCACTCTGAGCTGAGCAAATGCAGCTGCTGAGTGCCGGCtccagtgcagcactgcatgcagggctgcgggggctgcacagctgcagctcttcttgGTTCCCCCCTGCAGCATCAGCATGGCTGTGTGTTGCAGTGcactcctgcagggctgcaccagGAGCGAGAGGTGCAGGATACAAGGGTGGGTGGCACCGCTGGGTCAAGTGCATCGCTTGTACCCAAACGTGGGCACCAATGGGGTCTGCAGGAAGCACAGGCACTGCAGCCACATCCCTGTGCATGGGGATGCTCTGCTGCAGGTTCGGCACCGATGCAGCCAAATGGGGGCACCGGGGGCTGTCAGCCCTACAAGTGGGGCTTTGCACCCCTGTGCCCCGTTATCACCGCCGGCCCTGGCACGGCCCCACACTGTGCGGCATTAATCATCCTCCAAATGCTGCTTGGAAATGTCAGCCCTGCTGTGCATCGTGCTTGGCAGCGCCTCGCTGCGTCGCCTCGGCGGAACCGGCTGCCTGCAGATATCTGTGCCAAGGGAAAAACATCAGAACGATCCCAGCCCTGAGAGCTTCTGCTGGGAGAAATGGGGGGTTTGATGAGCGCCGTGGCACCGCCCATGTGCT of Gallus gallus isolate bGalGal1 chromosome 15, bGalGal1.mat.broiler.GRCg7b, whole genome shotgun sequence contains these proteins:
- the KIAA1671 gene encoding uncharacterized protein KIAA1671 homolog isoform X5; this encodes MIWGWMTRVQSGLCAVLFGLLLGLGTSPERWQDQLKQCFTRQPPEAKDTDTLVQEPDSQYGTWSEQRRSGDSFVPESPSSENDAISTRKQPPNSQPSSLSSQTEPTSLADRCDFSKDQRSTSLDRSSTDIDSTDGTELPPPGDAYPDGKTTDFSFIDQTTILDSSALKNRVQLSKKRRHRAPLSHSLRRSRGLEYENRFSLTEESGSTWMFKDSTEEKKPMQQEDSDEEEKTQRSGRLSSVQAQRLPIFPGMDHSVLKAQLRKRHESESPGEPSSAQPFKSPKPQLGTPGSRILPSSVEKEERSEEKSPQWLKELKSKKRQSHYENQV
- the KIAA1671 gene encoding uncharacterized protein KIAA1671 homolog isoform X6; the encoded protein is MGQQKPLVTDQLKQCFTRQPPEAKDTDTLVQEPDSQYGTWSEQRRSGDSFVPESPSSENDAISTRKQPPNSQPSSLSSQTEPTSLADRCDFSKDQRSTSLDRSSTDIDSTDGTELPPPGDAYPDGKTTDFSFIDQTTILDSSALKNRVQLSKKRRHRAPLSHSLRRSRGLEYENRFSLTEESGSTWMFKDSTEEKKPMQQEDSDEEEKTQRSGRLSSVQAQRLPIFPGMDHSVLKAQLRKRHESESPGEPSSAQPFKSPKPQLGTPGSRILPSSVEKEERSEEKSPQWLKELKSKKRQSHYENQV
- the KIAA1671 gene encoding uncharacterized protein KIAA1671 homolog isoform X7 — protein: MLIQLRHEKDQLKQCFTRQPPEAKDTDTLVQEPDSQYGTWSEQRRSGDSFVPESPSSENDAISTRKQPPNSQPSSLSSQTEPTSLADRCDFSKDQRSTSLDRSSTDIDSTDGTELPPPGDAYPDGKTTDFSFIDQTTILDSSALKNRVQLSKKRRHRAPLSHSLRRSRGLEYENRFSLTEESGSTWMFKDSTEEKKPMQQEDSDEEEKTQRSGRLSSVQAQRLPIFPGMDHSVLKAQLRKRHESESPGEPSSAQPFKSPKPQLGTPGSRILPSSVEKEERSEEKSPQWLKELKSKKRQSHYENQV
- the KIAA1671 gene encoding uncharacterized protein KIAA1671 homolog isoform X4 is translated as MDYLGDKLTVAQTHMTQWMGTVRRSLQEALNLVTAAVAHERAAGPRAPLKRTSSFRHFASRSRESFRRFSVRSQQRFSSLRKRQSSAEPPDLDQLKQCFTRQPPEAKDTDTLVQEPDSQYGTWSEQRRSGDSFVPESPSSENDAISTRKQPPNSQPSSLSSQTEPTSLADRCDFSKDQRSTSLDRSSTDIDSTDGTELPPPGDAYPDGKTTDFSFIDQTTILDSSALKNRVQLSKKRRHRAPLSHSLRRSRGLEYENRFSLTEESGSTWMFKDSTEEKKPMQQEDSDEEEKTQRSGRLSSVQAQRLPIFPGMDHSVLKAQLRKRHESESPGEPSSAQPFKSPKPQLGTPGSRILPSSVEKEERSEEKSPQWLKELKSKKRQSHYENQV
- the KIAA1671 gene encoding uncharacterized protein KIAA1671 homolog (The RefSeq protein has 1 substitution compared to this genomic sequence), with the protein product MEYYYCPRLLKFLQYLWDQLKQCFTRQPPEAKDTDTLVQEPDSQYGTWSEQRRSGDSFVPESPSSENDAISTRKQPPNSQPSSLSSQTEPTSLADRCDFSKDQRSTSLDRSSTDIDSTDGTELPPPGDAYPDGKTTDFSFIDQTTILDSSALKNRVQLSKKRRHRAPLSHSLRRSRGLEYENRFSLTEESGSTWMFKDSTEEKKPMQQEDSDEEEKTQRSGRLSSVQAQRLPIFPGMDHSVLKAQLRKRHESESPGEPSSAQPFKSPKPQLGTPGSRILPSSVEKEERSEEKSPQWLKELKSKERQSHYENQV